One Campylobacter pinnipediorum subsp. caledonicus genomic window carries:
- the ychF gene encoding redox-regulated ATPase YchF, protein MGLSVGIVGLPNVGKSTTFNALTKAQNAQSANYPFCTIEPNKAIVAVPDKRLNELAKIVNPNKIQYSTIEFVDIAGLVKGASKGEGLGNKFLSNIRETEVILHMVRCFDDENITHVEGKVDPVRDIEIIQTELILADIEQINKKIEKLNKEAKANVKGAKDSLEIANKLLAHLNDGLSASSFDERDNDIYKALNKELRLLSAKEVIYGANVDEGFIASDNEYVTQLKEYAKKSNHEVIKLCAKIEEELIGLDDAEAHELLSSLGASESGLEKIIRTSFAKLNLISYFTAGVVEVRAWTITNGWKAPKAASVIHNDFERGFIRAEVISYDDYIANGGENGAKEAGKMRLEGKDYVVVDGDVMHFRFNV, encoded by the coding sequence ATGGGTTTAAGTGTAGGCATAGTAGGACTTCCAAACGTAGGTAAATCAACAACTTTTAATGCTTTGACCAAAGCTCAAAATGCACAAAGTGCAAACTATCCATTTTGCACGATAGAGCCAAACAAGGCAATAGTTGCTGTTCCTGATAAAAGACTAAACGAGTTAGCAAAAATCGTAAATCCAAATAAAATACAGTATTCAACAATAGAATTTGTTGATATTGCTGGACTTGTAAAAGGCGCTAGTAAGGGCGAAGGACTTGGTAATAAGTTTTTATCAAATATAAGAGAAACAGAGGTTATACTTCATATGGTTCGTTGTTTTGATGATGAAAACATTACCCATGTTGAGGGCAAAGTTGATCCGGTTAGAGATATAGAGATAATACAAACTGAGCTAATCTTAGCTGATATAGAACAGATAAATAAAAAAATAGAAAAACTAAACAAAGAAGCAAAAGCAAATGTAAAGGGCGCAAAAGATAGCTTAGAAATAGCAAATAAACTTTTAGCACACTTAAATGATGGATTAAGTGCTAGTAGCTTTGATGAACGAGATAATGATATATATAAGGCTTTAAATAAAGAGCTTAGGCTTTTAAGCGCAAAAGAAGTTATATATGGCGCTAACGTAGATGAAGGCTTTATAGCAAGTGATAATGAATATGTTACACAATTAAAAGAGTATGCAAAAAAATCAAACCATGAAGTTATAAAACTTTGCGCAAAGATAGAAGAAGAATTAATAGGGCTTGATGATGCTGAGGCACACGAACTTTTATCATCACTTGGCGCTAGTGAAAGTGGGCTTGAAAAAATAATAAGAACATCGTTTGCGAAATTAAATTTAATAAGCTATTTTACAGCAGGTGTTGTGGAAGTAAGAGCTTGGACTATAACAAATGGTTGGAAGGCTCCAAAAGCAGCAAGTGTGATACATAATGACTTTGAACGTGGCTTTATAAGAGCTGAGGTTATAAGTTATGATGATTATATAGCCAACGGAGGCGAAAACGGAGCAAAAGAAGCTGGCAAAATGCGCCTAGAAGGCAAAGACTATGTAGTTGTTGATGGAGATGTTATGCATTTTAGATTTAATGTCTAA